Proteins from a genomic interval of Dama dama isolate Ldn47 chromosome 1, ASM3311817v1, whole genome shotgun sequence:
- the LOC133042621 gene encoding histone-lysine N-methyltransferase PRDM9-like: MRPNRSPEESTEGDAKRIEWKLTVRDAFKDISIYFSKEEWEEMGEWEKIHYRNVKRNYEVLIAIGFRATRPTFMHHRRQVIKPQVDDTKDSDEEWTPRQQGIPSSMAFRVEHSKHPKRMSRAPLSKESSLKELPGAAKLLKTSGSKQAQKPVPHHRKARTPGQHPDKTLKLRRKETGVKRYSLRERKGQVYQEVSEPQDDDYLYCEECQNFFIESCAAHGPPTFVKDCAVEKGHANRSAFTLPPGLSIRLSGIPDAGLGVWNEASDLPLGLHFGPYEGQITDGEESTNSGYAWLITKGRNCYKYVDGKDTSWANWMRYVNCAQDDEEQNLVAFQYHGQIFYRTCQVIRPGCELRVWYGDGYGQDLGIKWNIRGKSELATGREPKPKIHPCASCSLAFSSQKFLSQHFQRSHPFQTLLRPSERDILQPEDPCPGNQNQRYSDPHSPSDKPEGREAKDRPQQLLKSIRLKRISRVSSYSPEGQMGNSGVHERMKNEPSTSQKMNPEDTGTLLMGAGVSRIMRVTYRECGQGSKDRPSLTTHERTHTGEKPYVCGECGRSFHHGFHQKSALIVHQRTHTGEKPYVCGECGRSFHQKSALIVHQRTHTGEKPYVCGECGRSFSDKSNLISHQRPHTGEKPYICRECGQSFIQKSVLIRHQRTHTGEKPYVCRECGRSFRQKSALIRHQKTHTEEKPYVCRECGQSFSQKSDFITHQRTHTGEKPYVCRECGQSFSQKSDFITHQRTHTEEKPYVCRECGQSFRQKSDFVRHQRTHTGEKPYVCGECGRSFHQNDKSNLISHQRPHTGEKPYICRECGQSFIQKSVLIRHQRTHTGEKPYVCRECGRSFRQKSALIRHQRTHTGEKTYVCRECGQSFSQKSLLITHQRTHTGEKPYGHHSIWTPDSTTEVQFSALPSAAA, translated from the exons ATGAGGCCGAACaggtctccagaggagagcactgagggaGATGCCAAGAGAATAGAGTGGAAGCTCACGGTGAGAG atgctttcaaagacatctccatatacttctccaaggaagaatgggaagagatgggagaatgggaaaaaatccaTTATAGGAATGTGAAAAGGAACTATGAAGTGCTGATTGCTATAG gtttcagagCCACTCGACCAACTTTCATGCATCACCGCAGGCAGGTCATCAAACCCCAGGTAGATGACACTAaggattctgatgaagaatggacaccaaggcagcAAG gTATACCTTCTTCAATGGCCTTCAGAGTGGAGCACAGTAAACACCCgaag agaatgtccAGGGCACCATTAAGTAAGGAATCTAGTTTGAAGGAATTGCCCGGAGCAGCAAAATTGCTGAAGACAAGTGGctccaagcaggctcagaaaccagtgccccatcacagaaaagcaaggacccctggacagcaccccGACAAAAC cctca aactcagaagaaaggagactggagtgaagAGGTACAGTCTACGAGAAAGAAAGGGCCAGGTGTACCAAGAGGTCAGCGAGCCCCAGGATGATgactacctct ATTGTGAGGAgtgtcagaacttcttcatcGAGAGCTGTGCTGCCCACGGGCCCCCAACCTTTGTAAAGGACTGTGCAGTGGAAAAGGGGCATGCCAATCGCTCAGCCTTCACTCTGCCCCCTGGGTTAAGCATCAGACTGTCGGGCATCCCTGACGCTGGGCTTGGAGTGTGGAACGAGGCGTCCGATCTGCCGCTGGGCCTGCACTTTGGCCCCTATGAGGGCCAGATcacagatggtgaagagtccaccAACAGTGGATATGCCTGGCTG ATCACCAAAGGGAGAAACTGCTACAAGTATGTGGATGGAAAGGACACGTCttgggccaactggatgag gtatgtgaactgtgcccAGGACGACgaggagcagaacctggtggccttCCAGTATCACGGGCAGATCTTCTACCGAACCTGCCAGGTGATCAGGCCGGGCTGTGAGCTGCGGGTCTGGTATGGGGACGGGTATGGCCAGGACCTTGGCATCAAGTGGAACATCAGGGGGAAGAGTGAGCTTGCGACTGGGAGAG aaccaaagcccaagatccacccatgtgcctcctgctctctggccttctccagtcagaaattcctcagccAACACTTCCAACGCAGTCACCCCTTTCAGACCCTCTtgagaccatctgaaagagacatcctccaaccagaggatccctgcccaggcaatcaaaatcagCGATATTCCGATCCACACAGCCCGAGCGACAAACCTGAGGGTCGGGAGGCCAAGGACAGGCCCCAACAATTGCTGAAAAGCATAAGGCTGAAAAGGATTTCAAGGGTCTCTTCCTACTCACCCGAAGGACAAATGGGGAATTCTGgggtgcatgagagaatgaaaaatgagcccagcacaagccagaaaatgaatccagaggacacaggcacaTTGCTCATGGGGGCAGGGGTCTCAAGGATTATGAGAGTCACATACAGAGAGTGTGGGCAAGGCTCTAAGGACAGGCCAAGTCTCACcacacacgagaggacacacacaggggagaagccctatgtttgtggggagtgtgggcgaagcttccatCATGG cttccatcagaagtcagccctcatcgtacaccagaggacacacacaggggagaagccctatgtttgtggggagtgtgggcgaagcttccatcagaagtcagccctcatcgtacaccagaggacacacacaggggagaagccctatgtttgtggggagtgtgggcgaagcttcagtgatAAGTCAAATCTCATATCACACCAGaggccacacacaggggagaagccctacatttgcagggagtgtgggcaaagcttcattCAGAAATCCGTCCTCAtaagacaccagaggacacacacaggggagaagccctatgtttgcagggagtgtgggcgaagcttccgtcagaagtcagccctcatcagacaccagaagacacacacagaggagaagccctatgtttgcagggagtgtgggcaaagtttcagtcagaagtcagatttcatcacacaccagaggacacacacaggggagaagccctatgtttgcagggagtgtgggcaaagtttcagtcagaagtcagatttcatcacacaccagaggacacacacagaggagaagccctatgtttgcagggagtgtgggcaaagcttccgTCAGAAGTCAGATTTcgtcagacaccagaggacacacacaggggagaagccctatgtttgtggggagtgtgggcgaagcttccatcagaa tgatAAGTCAAATCTCATATCACACCAGaggccacacacaggggagaagccctacatttgcagggagtgtgggcaaagcttcattCAGAAATCCGTCCTCAtaagacaccagaggacacacacaggggagaagccctatgtttgcagggagtgtgggcgaagcttccgtcagaagtcagccctcatcagacaccagaggacacacacaggggagaagacctacgtttgcagggagtgtgggcaaagcttcagtcagaagtccctcctcatcacacaccagaggacacacacaggggagaagccctat ggtcatcacagcatctggaCTCCAGATTCGACCACAGAGGTccagttctcagccctgccctcagcagcTGCATGA